A single Leptospira kirschneri serovar Cynopteri str. 3522 CT DNA region contains:
- a CDS encoding glycosyltransferase family 2 protein: MAKSIPAKKKIQTQKKEILQKSIGKKLSVAIITYNEEKNIKECIESCLEIADEIVVLDSISTDKTERISKSFSSVRFYKQRFKGHIEQKNDAIALCKYDWIFSLDADERVSTELKNSILTFKQKQDDETLNGLQVSRLTYHMGKFIRHSGWYPQYRYRIFKKGKAIWVGENPHDYISIQGKGGKIYGDIIHYSFRDLSHQVNTINQFSSIVAFTRQKKGKKFSILRTIYKPFSKFIETYFFKFGFLDGFPGWVIAVSSAYSTFLKDAKQYELQKEILERPSNVKEDYGRR, translated from the coding sequence ATGGCAAAATCAATTCCAGCCAAGAAAAAAATACAAACTCAAAAAAAAGAAATTCTACAAAAATCGATCGGAAAAAAACTTTCGGTCGCTATCATTACCTACAACGAAGAAAAAAACATAAAAGAGTGTATCGAATCCTGTTTAGAAATTGCGGATGAAATTGTGGTCTTAGATTCGATCAGTACGGACAAAACCGAAAGGATCTCTAAGTCTTTTTCTTCCGTGAGATTTTATAAACAGAGATTCAAAGGTCATATCGAACAAAAAAACGATGCGATCGCACTTTGTAAGTACGACTGGATTTTTTCCTTAGACGCAGACGAAAGAGTTTCTACGGAATTGAAAAACTCAATTCTTACTTTTAAACAAAAACAAGACGACGAAACTTTAAACGGCCTTCAAGTTTCCCGTCTGACTTATCATATGGGAAAGTTTATCCGTCATTCCGGTTGGTATCCTCAATATCGTTACCGTATTTTTAAAAAAGGAAAAGCGATTTGGGTAGGTGAAAATCCACACGATTATATTAGCATTCAAGGAAAAGGAGGTAAAATTTACGGAGATATTATTCATTATAGTTTTCGGGATCTTTCTCATCAAGTAAATACGATCAATCAGTTTTCTTCGATCGTCGCGTTTACGAGACAAAAAAAAGGAAAAAAATTTTCTATTTTGAGAACGATCTACAAGCCGTTTTCTAAATTTATAGAAACGTATTTTTTTAAGTTCGGATTTTTAGATGGTTTTCCGGGTTGGGTGATTGCGGTTTCTTCTGCATATTCTACTTTTTTAAAAGACGCCAAACAATACGAACTGCAAAAAGAAATTTTAGAACGTCCGTCTAACGTGAAAGAGGACTATGGGCGTCGTTAA
- a CDS encoding O-antigen ligase family protein — MKYKIANKLQKVSLISFGLFLFSFPVSVSVSQIFGAITILCTYPLFFLEKESKHVWNKVQIPFWIFLGIYILLFLSSIFQAEDYSPFFKKFLKQSEFGDFWMLLIFPASYQIASVEKNQKNLREFLFISATIAILLGCISLFSEVRIGKFVANGFKYAPGDRLQHFSGSIGPIKLYLPIGMMNTHLTFGGLLGLFLPGLFIDWIQSFQQKRTFAFGFKTVLVFTGFIILFFNQSRSVWLGVVYVLLLLIFSLRKHLPKISLKTKIFSGLVLISVFLSTVYFFRNNWLIQRSVSQIFQIHNTENQRYYIYKNTIPLLSKHWLIGIGGGNYKDFHWKESSNMIQKEEQLWYELYITPRGHAHNDLLHFMITGGIFAGILFLLFWGRLFSSFFQNDYNIQNGISILTIGVLSLFPAGFFQCYLLDDEVVLPFFAFCGIFLGSSLSLLKVSFDKTTENNLQPTTKTLNNLRYSYIFRKLNLILDKFIISKIDMQDEEKENQNISHNDSQSLNSGKTDRIFNLGQSQTDSSVSTFNFSIFFYKLKKKFSQNKINFSKKFAFEKVILYFIKNWNLFLKTICAIFIPMIFYWIFWIPRLNLEPLEVYNRRVRSSDLTLTHEVQKNILKYELDSEKKISNVFSWINTKQNSKSPLFKTQSSRLNVSQASLPFQVEGCLTHRYPNPPQPRKTPFSFAIYIPENSINPPKSAKITVVTRDSFDQDQLYWAHGEGDLGTISVDLQKGKNEILIPNFLMDTTPKEFPEGVFFRDFRISYSGFEMELKPDLPKLYFGRICDILIPIEK, encoded by the coding sequence GTGAAATATAAAATCGCAAACAAACTACAAAAAGTTTCTTTAATTTCTTTCGGATTGTTTTTATTCAGCTTTCCAGTTTCGGTAAGTGTATCTCAGATATTTGGAGCGATTACGATCCTCTGTACTTATCCTTTATTTTTTTTAGAAAAAGAATCCAAACACGTTTGGAATAAAGTTCAAATTCCATTTTGGATCTTTTTAGGAATTTATATTCTACTTTTCTTATCTTCTATTTTTCAGGCAGAAGATTACTCCCCTTTTTTTAAAAAATTCTTAAAACAATCCGAGTTCGGTGATTTTTGGATGTTACTTATTTTTCCAGCTTCTTATCAAATCGCATCCGTAGAAAAAAATCAAAAAAACTTAAGAGAATTTTTATTCATATCGGCGACGATCGCGATCCTATTGGGTTGTATCAGTTTATTTTCAGAAGTTCGTATTGGAAAGTTTGTAGCAAACGGATTTAAATACGCACCGGGTGATAGGCTACAACATTTTTCCGGAAGTATAGGACCAATCAAACTCTATCTTCCGATCGGGATGATGAATACACACCTAACGTTTGGAGGGCTTTTAGGACTTTTTTTACCCGGACTTTTTATAGATTGGATTCAATCGTTTCAACAAAAAAGAACTTTTGCTTTTGGATTCAAAACCGTTTTAGTATTTACAGGATTTATAATACTCTTTTTCAATCAAAGTAGATCCGTTTGGTTAGGAGTAGTATATGTTTTACTTTTACTTATATTCTCCTTGAGAAAACATTTACCTAAAATTTCTCTAAAAACAAAAATTTTTTCTGGTCTGGTTTTGATCTCCGTTTTTCTGTCCACGGTATATTTTTTTAGGAACAATTGGCTAATTCAAAGATCAGTTTCTCAAATATTCCAAATCCATAATACAGAGAACCAAAGATATTATATATATAAAAATACAATTCCTTTACTAAGTAAACACTGGCTTATAGGAATAGGAGGAGGAAACTACAAAGACTTCCATTGGAAAGAATCTTCGAATATGATCCAAAAGGAAGAACAACTCTGGTATGAACTTTATATCACCCCAAGAGGACACGCACATAACGACCTTTTACATTTTATGATCACAGGAGGAATTTTTGCCGGAATCTTATTTTTACTTTTTTGGGGGAGATTGTTCAGTTCGTTTTTTCAAAATGATTATAACATTCAGAATGGAATTTCGATACTTACAATCGGAGTTTTAAGTTTATTTCCAGCTGGTTTTTTTCAGTGTTATCTGTTAGACGACGAAGTGGTTTTACCATTTTTCGCGTTTTGCGGAATTTTTTTAGGAAGTAGTTTATCACTTCTAAAAGTTTCTTTTGACAAAACCACGGAAAATAATTTACAACCAACCACTAAAACTTTAAACAATTTACGATATAGTTATATATTCAGAAAATTGAATTTAATTTTAGACAAATTTATAATTTCTAAAATAGACATGCAGGATGAGGAAAAAGAAAATCAAAACATTTCGCATAATGATTCTCAATCTTTAAACTCAGGTAAAACAGATAGAATTTTTAATTTAGGACAGAGTCAAACCGATTCTTCAGTTTCAACTTTTAATTTTTCTATTTTTTTCTATAAGTTAAAGAAAAAGTTTTCGCAAAACAAAATAAATTTTTCAAAAAAATTTGCATTCGAAAAAGTAATTTTATATTTTATAAAAAATTGGAATCTTTTTTTAAAAACAATTTGTGCGATTTTCATCCCAATGATTTTTTATTGGATTTTTTGGATTCCACGTTTAAATTTAGAACCTCTAGAGGTATATAATAGAAGAGTAAGATCTTCTGATCTTACTCTGACTCATGAAGTACAAAAGAATATTCTAAAATACGAATTGGATTCGGAAAAAAAAATCTCGAATGTTTTTTCTTGGATCAACACTAAACAAAATTCAAAATCACCACTTTTCAAAACTCAATCTTCCCGTTTAAACGTATCTCAAGCATCCTTACCTTTTCAAGTAGAAGGTTGTCTAACTCATCGTTATCCAAATCCTCCCCAACCTAGAAAAACTCCATTTAGTTTTGCGATTTACATTCCCGAAAATTCGATCAACCCTCCAAAATCCGCAAAGATTACGGTCGTTACTAGAGATTCTTTTGACCAAGATCAACTTTATTGGGCACATGGAGAGGGAGATTTAGGAACCATTTCTGTGGATTTACAAAAAGGAAAAAATGAAATCCTAATTCCTAATTTTCTAATGGATACAACTCCGAAAGAATTTCCGGAGGGAGTTTTTTTTCGTGATTTTAGAATCAGTTATTCCGGTTTTGAAATGGAACTGAAACCGGATCTTCCAAAATTGTATTTTGGTAGAATCTGCGATATTCTAATTCCTATAGAAAAATGA
- a CDS encoding DUF4505 family protein, with amino-acid sequence MKQRRIYFYRLDGRGKLYHDSSELKDPEFLDFFISRIRKNDTGEYLEFPYLSICNGEWNFIQPTTTIFVFRKLENGRLFYSPGLSVSFQPENLKVFQESIAHPAPLLGEWGSFSSELLLDFSKQIIQREDILVFEYLGKEFSISKEK; translated from the coding sequence ATGAAACAAAGAAGAATCTATTTTTATCGATTAGATGGAAGAGGAAAACTTTATCACGATTCTTCCGAGCTGAAAGATCCGGAGTTCTTGGATTTTTTTATTTCTAGAATTCGCAAGAACGACACTGGGGAATATTTAGAATTTCCCTATCTTTCTATTTGTAATGGAGAATGGAATTTTATTCAACCGACAACTACGATTTTTGTTTTTCGAAAATTGGAAAACGGAAGATTGTTTTACTCTCCCGGTCTATCCGTTTCCTTTCAACCGGAGAATTTAAAAGTTTTTCAAGAATCGATAGCACATCCCGCCCCGCTTTTAGGAGAATGGGGCTCTTTTTCCAGCGAACTATTGTTAGACTTTTCAAAGCAAATTATTCAAAGGGAAGATATTCTCGTATTTGAATATTTAGGAAAAGAATTTTCGATTTCGAAAGAAAAGTAA
- the guaA gene encoding glutamine-hydrolyzing GMP synthase, with protein sequence MVIHKKIAVVDFGGQYAHLIASRIRRLGAYTEILSNEEPISNYQKYSGIILSGGPESVYEPNSPVITSRIFDLGIPILGICYGHQLIMKLLGGVVERSGTGEYGPASLQLHGTNGNSILKNFVGGEQVWMNHADEVVKLPEGFSKIASSKDCGYAVVENSSKKIFGIQFHAEVSHSEKGSVLLDNFIQICGVSKTWGIDQFLKEKIKEIQEAVQQEQKIFMLVSGGVDSTVSYLLLCKALGAERVLGFLIDTGFMRKEEVVSLQKKLTSQNIHLTVRDESSLFYKSLKDKSDPEEKRKIVGNLFLEARDRAVKDLDLEQGDWLLGQGTIYPDTIESGGTKHSHTIKTHHNRVEAIQKLIEQGKVIEPIRDLYKDEVRDLGVLLGLNSEWVGRHPFPGPGLVVRMLAVEKKGTEKDQLEIDSYLATQGGLSGKILPVASVGVKGDRRSYANCVVLNDIETDWNTLDRVATYLSNRFYFINRVVFLPFESDLKKLNFQFTGMQLDKKCSDLLREADFTVESVIRKSGLYNKIWQMPVVLLPIGEKENEKSIVLRPVESQEAMTANFFRMERSILQEIKIEVLKIPEIRYLFFDLTNKPPGTIEWE encoded by the coding sequence ATGGTTATCCATAAAAAAATTGCCGTGGTTGATTTTGGCGGACAATACGCTCATTTAATCGCGTCTAGAATTAGAAGACTTGGGGCATATACGGAAATTCTTTCTAACGAAGAACCTATTTCTAATTATCAAAAATATTCAGGTATCATTCTTTCTGGCGGTCCAGAAAGCGTTTATGAGCCAAATTCTCCCGTTATTACATCTAGGATTTTTGATTTAGGAATTCCTATACTTGGGATTTGTTACGGTCATCAACTCATTATGAAATTATTAGGCGGAGTTGTAGAACGTTCTGGAACGGGAGAATACGGTCCTGCTTCTCTACAACTTCATGGAACCAATGGAAATTCTATTTTAAAAAATTTCGTAGGCGGAGAGCAGGTTTGGATGAATCACGCGGATGAAGTTGTAAAACTTCCAGAAGGTTTTTCTAAAATTGCTTCTTCTAAAGATTGTGGTTATGCGGTCGTTGAAAATTCATCTAAGAAAATTTTTGGAATTCAGTTTCATGCAGAAGTTAGTCATAGCGAAAAAGGTTCAGTTCTTTTAGATAACTTCATTCAGATTTGTGGGGTTTCTAAAACTTGGGGAATCGATCAGTTTTTAAAGGAAAAAATCAAAGAGATTCAAGAAGCAGTTCAACAGGAACAGAAAATTTTTATGCTCGTTTCCGGAGGTGTGGATTCCACGGTCTCGTATCTTCTTTTGTGTAAAGCTCTTGGTGCTGAAAGAGTTTTAGGTTTTTTGATCGATACTGGTTTTATGAGAAAGGAAGAAGTTGTTTCTCTTCAAAAAAAACTAACTAGTCAAAATATTCACCTAACAGTGAGAGACGAATCCTCTCTTTTTTATAAAAGTTTAAAAGATAAATCCGATCCGGAAGAAAAAAGAAAAATTGTAGGTAATCTATTTTTAGAAGCGAGAGATCGTGCTGTAAAGGATTTAGATCTGGAACAAGGAGATTGGCTTTTGGGTCAAGGTACGATTTATCCGGATACGATCGAATCTGGTGGAACCAAACATTCCCATACCATTAAAACGCATCACAATCGGGTAGAAGCGATTCAAAAACTGATTGAACAAGGAAAAGTAATAGAACCGATTCGAGATCTTTATAAAGACGAGGTAAGGGATTTGGGTGTGCTTCTGGGTTTGAATTCGGAATGGGTAGGGCGTCATCCATTTCCAGGACCGGGACTTGTGGTTCGTATGCTTGCAGTGGAAAAAAAAGGAACCGAAAAAGATCAATTGGAAATTGATTCTTATCTTGCAACTCAAGGTGGCTTGTCCGGAAAAATTCTTCCGGTTGCAAGCGTGGGTGTCAAAGGAGACAGAAGGTCTTACGCCAACTGTGTTGTGTTAAACGACATCGAAACGGATTGGAACACTTTAGATCGTGTAGCAACTTATCTTTCAAACCGATTTTACTTTATCAATCGAGTGGTTTTTTTACCTTTTGAATCGGATCTTAAAAAACTGAATTTTCAATTTACTGGAATGCAGTTGGATAAAAAATGTTCCGACTTACTTCGTGAAGCTGATTTTACAGTTGAATCCGTGATTCGTAAATCGGGGCTTTATAATAAAATCTGGCAGATGCCAGTAGTTTTACTTCCGATTGGAGAAAAGGAGAATGAGAAAAGTATTGTGCTTCGTCCTGTCGAATCTCAAGAAGCGATGACTGCTAACTTCTTTCGGATGGAACGTTCTATTTTACAGGAAATTAAAATAGAAGTTCTAAAAATTCCTGAAATTCGTTATCTGTTTTTTGATCTTACGAACAAACCTCCCGGAACGATTGAATGGGAATGA
- the queF gene encoding preQ(1) synthase has protein sequence MDNHSKPLLDFAIDSGKRIFAITRSKNLVIKELSMKTNHPEIYDGRQDHIPSLQTPEIESFTNVYEGKDYTIDFTVPEFTAVCPKTGLPDFGVILVSYIPNKRCIELKSFKEYILSYRNVGIFHEFLVNKILEDLIKSVDPKYLKVIGDYNARGGIKTIVTREYIRP, from the coding sequence ATGGATAACCATTCTAAGCCTCTTCTGGACTTTGCTATCGATTCGGGAAAAAGAATTTTCGCAATTACAAGATCGAAAAATCTGGTTATCAAGGAATTATCCATGAAAACGAATCATCCAGAAATCTACGACGGAAGACAGGATCATATCCCTTCTTTACAAACGCCCGAGATCGAATCTTTCACCAATGTTTACGAGGGAAAAGATTACACAATCGATTTTACGGTTCCTGAATTTACTGCAGTTTGCCCCAAAACAGGTCTTCCTGACTTTGGTGTGATTTTAGTTTCCTACATTCCCAACAAACGTTGTATCGAACTTAAATCCTTTAAAGAATATATCTTAAGCTACAGAAACGTAGGTATCTTTCACGAATTTTTAGTGAACAAGATATTGGAAGACTTAATCAAATCGGTTGATCCCAAATATTTAAAAGTGATCGGAGATTACAACGCACGCGGAGGAATCAAAACGATCGTAACCAGAGAATACATAAGACCCTAA